GCCGACGACGTCGAGTATTTCGACAACGGCAAGGTCGGCCGTTCCGGCGACGACTGGTTTCGCCTCGAGTTCACCGGCACCGAGCCCCGGCTGTTGACCTGCAACCTGACGCTTCCCGATCACACCCTGGCCGCCCGTCTCAGATTCTACGCGCTTCCGAACCCGACCGACGAGGTCGGTCCCGCCACTGCCGAACCCTCCCGGGACCGGAAAGAAACCGCCCCCGGCAAGATGGCGTTGCTGCCGCTGGTGGAATACACCCGGGGGCGCAACGACAACGAGCGGGTTCACCAGCAGTCCGAGGACCACCGATCCGAAGTCAACCGCCTGCTGCAACCCGGCGGAGTCTACTTCCTGCGGGCGGAGGCCAACGCGCCGGGCTACGAGATCGAATTGCGGCTGCTGCAACCGGCGCCCTACCGGGACCCCCGGATGGCGGTGCGCCAGGGCCTCTACGACCACCTGGCCCAGGTGGACGCCTGGCTGACCAACCGCCCTCGCGGCGCCAGCGTGGAGCGCCGCATCCGCGACACCGGCAACCTGCTCGGGACCCACTGCATGAGCTGCCATACCCAGGCCGGCGTCTGGGGCTCGGCGGTTCCGGTCGAGAACGGGTACCCGATCGAAAACGTTCAGAACTTCCGACGGCTGGTCAACGTGATGTACGAGTCCCTCAGGCCGACCAACTACCTCAAGGAGGCCGCCAACAACACCAGCCTGGCTCCCCTGGACGTCGGTGACGGTCCCGCCGGAACCCGGGTGGCCGGCCACAACGTCTGCACCGCCGAGCGCGTGCTCCCTCCGCGCAAGCTCCATTCGCAGCAGCTGGTTCGCGCCGCCAACCATGTGCTTCAGACCGCCGATCCCGGCGGGATCAATGCCGCCGGTCCCGGTTCCAACGTGGGGAAATCGGTCGTCTTCAGCTATGCCGGAGAGATCCTGCGCACCGCCTGGAACCGTACCGGCCATCCCCGCTACTTCGCGGCCGTGGAGGAAAAGGCCCTGAAGTTGTTGGAGGTGCAGCCGAAGTACAGCGACGATCTTTCGCACCGCATCGAGTTCTTCCGCCGATTCTTTCCCCGGGATTACCTCGAAGCCAGCCGCAAGATGCACTCGGTTCAACAGGGACTCCCGCCTCGGCCTCCTCGGATCGAGCCGCCACCGACCACCGATGAGTCCGAAGAAGAGCTGCCCCCGGCCGAGTTCCCGGACTATGAGCTCTTGTCGGAAGAAGCTGCCCTGGACCTGTGGCAGCGGATTCAAAGGCAGGTAGCCGAGGACGAGCAGCGGCTGAGGGCCATCCAGAATCCGGACGGGTCCTGGGGTTTCGACCCCGGGCAGCCGCTTCCCGAAGGCTCGGGCTGGAAAACCGACGGCAAGTCGGATCCCGCGCCCACGGCCCTGGCCCTGATCGCCCTGGAAGCACTCGGGCATGGCGCTGGTGATCCGGCGGTGGACTCGGGAGTCCAGGCACTGCTGGGAATGCAAAAGCCCTATGGACTCTGGAACAAAAGCGCCAAGACCGGTTTCGTCACCACGGCCTACGTGCTGCACGCTCTCTCCCGGCTCTTCCCCCTGCCACCGCCGGAGCATCCGCGGCAGCGATTCGAATTCTCGCCCGGAGACTCCCTCAGGACCACCCTGGCCAGGGTCAGAGATCTGTCGCACTCGGAAGACCCCGGGCTGGCCGACCTGATGGTCCGGGCCGCGGCTCACGACAGCCCCCTGGTGCGCTATTGGGGCCTCATGGGCTTGGGCGGCATCCACGGCAGAAATGGCGTAGGCGCGCTGATCTCGGCCATGGGCGATCCCGTCAAGATGGTTCGGGATGCGGCCGCCTGGGCCATGGAACAGACCCTTCTGGACGATCGAGGATTTGAAGAGCTCTTTGAGGCCTACGATTCCGGTGACGACCGTGTTCGGGAAACCGTTCTCAAGGCTCTGGGGATGCGCGCCGATGCCGTTCTGACTCGCCCGGGATTCGACCAGTCCCGCCTGTCCGGGCTTTTGGCCAGATCCCTGACCCGCGACCCGCATCCGGGCGTACGGGCCTGGGCGGCCAAGGCTGCCTGGCAGTGGTGGGTCTGGAATCCTCCGCTGCGCCCGGCCATCCAGCAGGCCTGGCTGAGCAAGCTGGCGAGTCCCGAAACCGAGGCCCTGGTGGAACAGTGCGTGCGATACCAGAGCCATGCCCTCTTCATTGCCAACGGCCACAAGGCCAACAGCAGCAAGATCCACCAGTATCCCGAGCTGACTTCCCTGTTCCAGTCTCTGGAATCGCGGATGGACGATGCCGACCTGGCGCCGACCGGAAAAGACCGCCTGGCCCGCCGCCTGGCGCAAATAGCGGCCACCTTCTACAACACCTCCGGTGGCGATGGCGGCCCCGGGCAGATGGGATACATCACCCCGGGCGCCGGTGAAATGATGGGGAAAGCCGTGCTGCGCTACTGGGATGGCGATCAACAGGGAAATGGCGCCCAGAGAGTCCGCCTGTCCCTGGAAGCGGCAGCCGGCATCCCCCACCCGGACCTGCAGGACCGCCTGATGAGCTTCGCCACCGAGGGTCCCGAGGAACTGCGAACCCTGGCCGCGGCCGCCCTGGCCGATCCCAGCTCCGTCACCCTGCCGGCAACGCAGGAGTTGATCCATCCAATGGTGGAGCAGATTCATCGGGGGGCCCTGGACTATGACCGCCGAAAGACGCTGGCGGAGCCGGTGCTCCAGCTGCTGAGCCGAGCCGGCTTTACCGTTCCCGAAACCCGGGAGCAGCGGCAGATCCTCTATTCACTGCTGGTGCCCTCCTACCAGGACCCGGCCGATTCGCAGTCGTTGCGGGAAATCCTGCGGATAGTCGAGGAGGCGGTTCAGACCGAGAGTCCGTTGAGCCCGGACTGGTTCATTGCCGATCGGATGGGGAAAATGCTGGCCGCCAACCCCGACTTCCAGACCCCGTTTCTGGCGCGGCTCTTTCCCGAGGGCGTCAGGAATCCCATGGAAGCTCATTTCTGGCTTCCCAGCATCGATTGGCTGTCCACCTTTCAGGACGAGGTGCCGGTAGTGAGACCGGCTCCGGCGGATGGCAAGGAGTCCTCCGTGCTGCCGCGGGACCTGCTGGAGGCCCGGGGGCGGGCACGGGCGCTGCTGCTGCAGCTTCTGCAGGCCGAGACCCCGGAGCTGAGCCGACGGACGGCCGTCAACCTTTCCTATCTGACCCGCTATCGGCAGGACCCGGCCGTATTGGCGGCCTTGAAGGGGCTGGTCGAGTCGGAAACCAACGAGAGAATCGAGGAGGCCGCCCGCAACATCCTGCGTTCGGAACCGGAGGTCTGGATGGCGGATCTCCAGGAGGCGGTCCGCAATGAACCCCTGGCGGAGCGGCTGGGGCTCGGGCAGGCCCCCTCTCTTCCCGAGGAGTTCCTGGCCAGCTTCCGCTATTTCCAGGACCACGTGGCCCCGGAGCTCAATCGACCGCAGCGCCACGACCAGATGGCCTGCATGAGCTGTCACGGAGTCCCCGGACGGGTGCCCTCCATGGAACTGGCTCGCCCCGACGGCACCGGCTACCTCTCCGCCCCCAAGATGCTGAAAAACTACCTGATCCTGCAGGCTCGGGTGGATTCGGAGAATCTCGAGAAGAGCAAGCTGCTGCGCAAGCCTCTCAACATCCAGACGGTCAAGGAGGACGGCCACCAGGGAGGCAGGCGCTACACCCCCTCCGACCGCGGGTATCGGATCCTGCGGCAATGGGCGCTGGATCTGCCGAGGGTACAGGCACGGGCTGGGCCGCCAACACGGGCTCAGGAAGCCGCCGAGTCCGAGAGCGGCGCCGGGGCCACTGCCAATCCCTAAAAATGAGGTGAAGCCGTCATGCGGCGGATGCGGGCCGCCTTCTTCGAGGAGGGAGCCGGCGACTCTTCCAGGTAGGTGTATCCCCGAAGACCCGATTCGTAGAAACGGAGAAGTCGTCCCGACTCTTCCAGCGAGATCTTCCTGTCGCGAACGGCGCGCTCGATGTCCCGGCGCATGAGCGACAGCAGCTCGTCGGCGTAATATTCCACGTAGCCCAGCACGTCCTTGACCCGGTCGCCCTTGACCACGTGATCCACCCGCACCTCCCCGCTCGGTTCCAGGCTCACGTGGACGGCGTTGGTGTCTCCCAGCAAGTTGTGCAGGTCTCCCAGAATCTCCTGATAGGCCCCCACCAGAAACACGGCCAGGTAGTAGGGCTCCCCCGTAAAGGGGTGGAGCGGAAGGACCGGTCTGACACCGTGGGCATCGATGAATCGGTCCACCCGTCCGTCGGAGTCGCAGGTAATATCCGCCAGGATGGCCCGACGGGTGGGTTCCTCCATCAGGCGGTGAATGGGAGTGATGGGGAAGAGGTGGTCGATGGCCCAACTGTCCGGCATCGACTGAAAGATGGAATAGTTGCAGAAATAGGTGTCGGAGATGAGGGCTTCCAGGCTGCTGAACTCCTCGGGGACGTGGTCCAGGTCGCGAATGATCCCCAGCAGGTCGCGGCAGATGGACCAGTAGAGACTCTCGCTGATGCTGCGCTGCTCCAGGCTGAGGTATCCCAGGTTGAAGAGGTTGAGGGCGTCTTCCCTGAGCTGAACCGCGTCGTGATAGGCCTCCAGGTAGTTCTTCCCGCCAAGGTTGCGGGCAATCCAGTGGAGGTCCGAAAGAGGTTGGGGAGAATTCTCGGGCAGGGACTCGGGGATGCGGAACCCCTCGAAACCCGAAACCCCCAGCACGTTGAAGACCAGGACGCTGTGATAGGCCACCACGGCCCGACCCGACTCCGAGACGATGGTGGGGTGGGCGACTCCTGCCTCGTCGCAGACCGACTTGAGGCGAGAGACGATATCATTGGCATACTCCTGGAGGGTGTAGTTCACCGAGGACTCGAAGCTGGACTGGGAGCCGTCATAGTCGATCCCCAGGCCTCCGCCCACATCCAGCATCTCCAGGCCGGCTCCGGCCTGGATCAGCTCGGCGTAGACTCGCGCCGCCTCGGTGATGGCTTCCTTGATCTTTCGAATGTTGGTCACCTGGCTCCCCAGGTGGAAGTGCAGCAGCCGCAGGCAGTCGGCCATCTCGCGCTCACGCAGGTATCGGACGGCTTCCACCACTTCGGTGGAGGTCAATCCGAACTTGGAGCGATAGCCGGCCGAGGACTCCCAGCGACCGGCCCCCCGGCTGGCCAACTTCACCCGTACTCCGATTTGCGGCTTCACCCGAAGCTTTTGCGCATACTTGACGATGAGCTCCAGCTCGGTGAAGCGTTCCACCACCGGGATGACCTTCTTGCCGATCTTCTGCGCCAGCATGACGGTTTCGATGAACTCGTCGTCCTTGAACCCGTTGCAGATAATGGGAACGTCTCGGCCGTGAGTGACGGCCAGAACGGCCAGCAACTCCGGCTTGGAGCCGGCTTCCAGTCCCACCTGGTATTCCCGTCCGAAGTCCAGGATTTCCTGCACCACGTGGCGCTGCTGGTTCACCTTGATGGGGTAGACACAGCGATAGGCGCCTTCGTACTCGAACTCGTCGATGGCGTTCCGAAACGCCTGGTGAATCTCGGCGAGTCGATGCCTCAGGATGTCTGTGAACCGAATCAGGATGGGCAGAGAAATGCCGCGGGTCAGCAGCTGGTCGATCAGGCTCTTGAGGTCGATGGCCCGTTCGGGGTCCTTGGCGGCGTGGACGGTGATGTGCCCTTTCCGGTTGATGGAAAAGTAGCCCTGTCCCCACTTGGCGATGTGGTAGGCGTCCAGGGAATCCTGGATGGTCCAGCGCTTGATCGATTCCACCCGTGGCTGCAGCTTGGGCATGAGGTCTCCCCGGTTGCAGGCCCCTTTCCAGGCCTCCTTGCCATTTAAGAACGGATTGAATCCGGCGGCAACAAAAAATCAGACAAAGGCCCGGGCATGGCGGTGCACCCGGTCCCCGTGGGCCCTCATGGATTGAAGCTCCTCGGCGGTTGGAGGTCTCCAGTCGTCCAGGAGCCCCAGGGCATGCAGCAGCTCCGACCGGTTGCCGGGTGCCGCCAAGACAATCGAGACCGACGGATGGGCCAGGACGAACCGATACCAATCCCGGACAGGGGGCGGGGTGAATTCGGCGGGGTCATGCGGAGTCGGCTTCAGCAGATCGCACCATCGAAGGGCGGTAAAGGCAACCAGGGGAAACCGCAGTTCCGCGGCTTGCGGGAAAATCCGGTCTTCGGTGCCGCGATAAGCCGCATTGTAACGAATCATCAGCAGGTCGAGCCGCCTCTCTCTCAAAATCTGCAACGCCAGCTCCCTCTGGTGGGTGGTCAGTCCGATCGCGCCGACCCGGCCGCGGTCCTGAGCCTTTCGCAATCCCTGCAGGGCGCCCCCCGGGCCGGCGATCTGCCTCCATTCCTCCAACCGTTCCACGTAGTAGTGGGTAGCCACGTCCAGGCAGTCGACTTTCAGCCTGTCCAGAACCTGTTGCAACTCCGTTTGGACTCCCTGCTCGTCCCGCGCCCGGAGCTGAGCGGCGATCACCACCCGCTTGCGTCGGGAGCCGAGTTCTCGGATGGCTTCGGCCATTCCGTCCTGGTGGCCGCACCAGTTCCAGTAGTTCAGGCCCCGCTCCAGCGCCAAAAGGACATCCTCCCTGGTGAGGTGGGTATTGCCTCGGGTGGCCAAACCCAGACGGCACACGGGGACTTGCATTCGGTCAATGGTGAAGAAGCGGGGCATTCCAGACATGGGGGTAATCGGGTTGACTGCCGGAAAAGAGGGTCGAATTCGAAGAGCAACGGGCCGTCCGCTGAACGCCCCGGCGTCTGGCGACCGTTGCCGCGCGAGGGCTCCCTCAGTTGACGAGTTCGTCCAGTCCCAGGGCCAGCATCAGCAAAATGCTGACGTAACCGTTGAGCGTAAAGAAGGCCGCATTGACCCGGGAAAGGTCATTGGGGCGAACCAGCCGGTGCTCCTGCCACAGAAGTCCGGCCACCAGCAGGATGCCGAGCAGGCTGATCCAGCCCAGGCCCTGAGTCCAGACTAACCCCAGCAGGACCAGAAGCATGCCGATGTGCAGCCCGCGGGACACCTTCAGCCCCCGCTGGATGCCGTATCCCTCGGGGATGGAAAAGAGGGCTTGACGGCGATCGAAGTCCACATCCTGACAGGCGTAGATGATGTCGAACCCGGCCGTCCAGAGCAATACCGCCAGGCCCAGCAGCAGGGGCGGCCAGCCGATCTCGCCTCGCACAGCAATCCAGGCGCCCAGCGGCGCCAGACCCAGACAGAGCCCCAGGTACAGGTGCGAGAGCCGGGTGAATCGCTTGGTGTAGGAGTAGAGCAGCAGAATGAGCAGGACGGGGAAGGACAGAATGAAGCAGAGCGGGTTGAGCTGGTAGGCCGCCAGGACGAAAACGGATGCCGAGGCCAGGGTGAAGAGGATGACGAACAGGCGACTGAGGTGTCCGGAAGGCAGGGCCCGGCTGCTGGTCCGGGGATTGAGAGCGTCGATCCGGACGTCCGCCAGGCGGTTGAAGGCCATGGCCGCGCTTCGGGCTCCCACCATGGCCACCACGATCCACAGAATCTTTCGGCCGCCGGGCCATCCTTCTGCTGCCAGCAGGGCGCTGAGCAGGGCAAACGGGAGTGCAAAGACCGTGTGCTCGAACTTGATCATGGCCAAGGTGATCTTCGTGCTGGAGAAAAGGCTCATGGTGGGTTGGTGGCCTGCCTCAGGCCCCCTTGTCTCCCGACCAGCGGAAGGCCGCCTCCGGGTTCAGGCCGAGCTGCTGCATCACCCGGTAGAGAAATTGGTCGATGATGCCCTCGAGTGTGGTTTCTCCGTGGTAAAAGGAGGGAGTGGCCGAAAAAACCACCGCCCCCGCCAGGGTTGCCAGACGCATGTTTTCCAGGTGAATCAGGTTGAAGGGGGTATCCCGAACCACCAGCACCAGCTTGCGTCTCTCCTTGAGCATGACATCGGCGGAGCGCTGAATCAGGTTCCGCGAGATGCCGTGAGCGATGCTGCCCAGGGTGCCCATGCTGCAGGGAACGACCGCCATGGAGTCCACCGGGTGGGAGCCGCTGGCGATCCTGGCCCCGATATCGTCGTTGCTGAGCACCTCGATCTTGTGGTGATGGTTCTCCACCAGCTTCTCTGCGAGGTTGTGGAGAGTGAGAGGCTTGAGGTCCAGCTCATCGTTCAGAACGCGCAGGGCGGCTCCGGAGGCAATCAGGTTGATGCGGGAAACGGCAGGCTCCGCGGCCAGCAGGTTCAGCAGGCGTTGCGGATAAATGGCTCCGCTGGCTCCCGTGATGGCGAGGGTGATCTCCAAAGTCACTAATACCCGGTGGTTCGTGGAGTGCAGGGATCCAATCGGACTCGAGCTCTTCACGTCAGCCCAATGGTACATCATCCCCCGAATCGGCGGCCAGCCGCCATTGTTGGCGGTTGGAGGGCCTTGATTGCGGCCCGAGGACTTTGCCGGGAATCTGCTTGACTTCCGTTGACTGCTGATTTCTGATTGTTGAGCCTTTTGCAAGATTCGGCAGCGGGATCGTTTTCGGGTATGGCCACAATAGGCACAAAAACACATAGAGAGCAGAACGATCTCAGAAAATGCGTTTTGTGACTTTTGTGCTTTTTTTGGTAAACCGGCATGGCTCACCCGGTCGCACCCGATATCGAAAAAGGTAGAACCGCACGTTTGCCGATACAATGACCTGACCCGCTGCAAATTTTGCAAGAGTCTCTGTTGATTGAAGAATTGTCACAAGTAGCTTTGCTCCAAATCCAAAATTCGAGATCTGAAGAACTCGGCTCATCCGTCAATGTCGTTTCGACTCAAGAGAGCCAGTTGACCGGCCGGAGAACTTTCCATGGATGCAAAGGGCCTCAGGAACCTGCTGGAGGAGATCAAGGGCGGCAAGCTCTCGGTCGATCAGGGGCTGGAGCGGTTGCGCCATCTTCCCTTCGAGGACCTGGGATTCGCCAAGATCGATCATCATCGCGCCCTTCGCCAGGGGTTTGCCGAAGTCGTATTCGGACGGGGAAAGACGGCAGACCAGATCGAGGTCATCGTCAAGCGGATGCTTCCCCGAAATCACAATATCCTGGTCACTCGCACCCGGGAGGAGGTCTTCCGGCGAGTCCAGGCCCTGTCTCCCAAGGCCCGCTTCCACCAGGAGTCCGGGACCGTTGTGATTCAGCAGGACGAGGAGATTCGGGGCAAGGGAACCATTCTGGTGGTTTCGGCGGGCACCGCCGACATTCCGGTGGCCCAGGAAGCGGTGGTGACCGCCCAGGCCATGGGGAACCTGGTGGAAACCCTCTATGACGTAGGCGTGGCCGGCATCCACCGCTTGCTGGACGCTCGGGAAAGGCTGCTGGCGGCCCGGGTGGTGATCGTGGCAGCCGGAATGGAGGGCGCCCTCCCCAGTGTAGTCGGGGGACTGGTTTCGGCGCCGGTGGTGGCGGTGCCGACCAGCGTCGGATACGGCGCCAGCTTCGGCGGGGTGGCG
The window above is part of the Acidobacteriota bacterium genome. Proteins encoded here:
- the speA gene encoding biosynthetic arginine decarboxylase — encoded protein: MPKLQPRVESIKRWTIQDSLDAYHIAKWGQGYFSINRKGHITVHAAKDPERAIDLKSLIDQLLTRGISLPILIRFTDILRHRLAEIHQAFRNAIDEFEYEGAYRCVYPIKVNQQRHVVQEILDFGREYQVGLEAGSKPELLAVLAVTHGRDVPIICNGFKDDEFIETVMLAQKIGKKVIPVVERFTELELIVKYAQKLRVKPQIGVRVKLASRGAGRWESSAGYRSKFGLTSTEVVEAVRYLREREMADCLRLLHFHLGSQVTNIRKIKEAITEAARVYAELIQAGAGLEMLDVGGGLGIDYDGSQSSFESSVNYTLQEYANDIVSRLKSVCDEAGVAHPTIVSESGRAVVAYHSVLVFNVLGVSGFEGFRIPESLPENSPQPLSDLHWIARNLGGKNYLEAYHDAVQLREDALNLFNLGYLSLEQRSISESLYWSICRDLLGIIRDLDHVPEEFSSLEALISDTYFCNYSIFQSMPDSWAIDHLFPITPIHRLMEEPTRRAILADITCDSDGRVDRFIDAHGVRPVLPLHPFTGEPYYLAVFLVGAYQEILGDLHNLLGDTNAVHVSLEPSGEVRVDHVVKGDRVKDVLGYVEYYADELLSLMRRDIERAVRDRKISLEESGRLLRFYESGLRGYTYLEESPAPSSKKAARIRRMTASPHF
- a CDS encoding aldo/keto reductase; the encoded protein is MQVPVCRLGLATRGNTHLTREDVLLALERGLNYWNWCGHQDGMAEAIRELGSRRKRVVIAAQLRARDEQGVQTELQQVLDRLKVDCLDVATHYYVERLEEWRQIAGPGGALQGLRKAQDRGRVGAIGLTTHQRELALQILRERRLDLLMIRYNAAYRGTEDRIFPQAAELRFPLVAFTALRWCDLLKPTPHDPAEFTPPPVRDWYRFVLAHPSVSIVLAAPGNRSELLHALGLLDDWRPPTAEELQSMRAHGDRVHRHARAFV
- the ubiA gene encoding putative 4-hydroxybenzoate polyprenyltransferase, giving the protein MSLFSSTKITLAMIKFEHTVFALPFALLSALLAAEGWPGGRKILWIVVAMVGARSAAMAFNRLADVRIDALNPRTSSRALPSGHLSRLFVILFTLASASVFVLAAYQLNPLCFILSFPVLLILLLYSYTKRFTRLSHLYLGLCLGLAPLGAWIAVRGEIGWPPLLLGLAVLLWTAGFDIIYACQDVDFDRRQALFSIPEGYGIQRGLKVSRGLHIGMLLVLLGLVWTQGLGWISLLGILLVAGLLWQEHRLVRPNDLSRVNAAFFTLNGYVSILLMLALGLDELVN
- a CDS encoding UbiX family flavin prenyltransferase is translated as MEITLAITGASGAIYPQRLLNLLAAEPAVSRINLIASGAALRVLNDELDLKPLTLHNLAEKLVENHHHKIEVLSNDDIGARIASGSHPVDSMAVVPCSMGTLGSIAHGISRNLIQRSADVMLKERRKLVLVVRDTPFNLIHLENMRLATLAGAVVFSATPSFYHGETTLEGIIDQFLYRVMQQLGLNPEAAFRWSGDKGA
- the larB gene encoding nickel pincer cofactor biosynthesis protein LarB codes for the protein MDAKGLRNLLEEIKGGKLSVDQGLERLRHLPFEDLGFAKIDHHRALRQGFAEVVFGRGKTADQIEVIVKRMLPRNHNILVTRTREEVFRRVQALSPKARFHQESGTVVIQQDEEIRGKGTILVVSAGTADIPVAQEAVVTAQAMGNLVETLYDVGVAGIHRLLDARERLLAARVVIVAAGMEGALPSVVGGLVSAPVVAVPTSVGYGASFGGVAALLGMLNSCASNVSVVNIDNGYGAGFVASLINRL